Genomic DNA from Gloeocapsa sp. PCC 73106:
TGGAGCTCTTTTGCGTCTACTTTTTTTAGAGAGTTGTTTGATTTTATCTTGAGATTGTTTGAGAAACCTAGGGTTATCTATTAAGTCTCCGTTACTAGTAGCAATAGCGTGATTGACACCAAAATCTAGCCCAATAGCACCTATGTCTGTGGTTGGTCTAGTTGGGTCACATGCGACAGTTATTGACGCATACCACTTTTCCTGTTTATAAATGATGGTGCAGCTATTAGGAATTCCCCAGTCTCTAGCTTTTCCTCTGATTTGTATTTTCCCTAGATTATTTAAGGTTAAGTGCCCATGGTGTCCACTGCTTTCTACAGACCATCCAGATAGACTAGGATATGTCCATCCTTTGTATCTTCTAGATGCTTTGAATTTAGGATATCCAGACTTAAGCTTGAAGAACCTTTGAAAAGCAAAATCAACCCGCTTTATAGTTGCTTGTAAAGCTTGACTACCAAGAGGTTTATACTCTTCCCAAACCTTTTTGAACTCAGGTAAACAGTTTTGTTGCTCAAAGTAATCTACAGTATGACCGAACTGTTTATACTGAGTTTTTCTATTAGCTATACAAGCGTTATAGAGTAAACAATGGAGCTTACGCCATTGGTGTAACTGGTTTGCTTGTTTTTTGTTTGGGTATAGCCTAAAAGTAATGCGCTTGGTAGCCATTAGATGGGTGTGCTAAACTTCTTTTAGTATAGCAATCCACTTGACTTACAGCCATGGGGACTTCCCGCTCGTACAAGTTAAAAATGGAAGCGAGTGCGGACAGTCCCTACCCAAATAGTATTACTCTCAGGAGTATCGGGATTAATGAGTACAAACAACCCGGGGGTAATTTCTAGATGATCGCGAACTTGGATGCGATAGAGAATTTCTAAATGCAGAGTAGTCATGGGTGCAATCAAATCCCCATCGCTATGATTAGTGACCAAAGGTGGTACACCGATAATAATACCTCCTAGATTATTTTCACCCCATAAATCGTTAAAAGCTATAGTGAAAGCACCATTAAGGATAGTAGCTTGGTCATTGCCGCCGTTTTTTTGATAGGCTTGAGCTACACCTACCCACCCTCCTAATTCGAAATTACCTGTGACTTCCCAGTTAAGTTGTA
This window encodes:
- a CDS encoding RNA-guided endonuclease TnpB family protein; translated protein: MATKRITFRLYPNKKQANQLHQWRKLHCLLYNACIANRKTQYKQFGHTVDYFEQQNCLPEFKKVWEEYKPLGSQALQATIKRVDFAFQRFFKLKSGYPKFKASRRYKGWTYPSLSGWSVESSGHHGHLTLNNLGKIQIRGKARDWGIPNSCTIIYKQEKWYASITVACDPTRPTTDIGAIGLDFGVNHAIATSNGDLIDNPRFLKQSQDKIKQLSKKSRRKRAPNKKKIKASRRWLKARKAVSKIQSKVARQRQDWQHQISSKIVSDNSLIATEKLNLKEMTRKAKGKRKRQKTGLNRSILDVGIGNLKSLIKYKVTEAGGFYIEVPTSKVKP